From a single Candidatus Brevundimonas phytovorans genomic region:
- a CDS encoding aspartyl protease family protein, with protein MRRRSFLIRAGAVAAAVGGGLWLKDHVIWRRPRLTFPEGGSSGWLAFVVKDAATPTVRVRIAGREVTALIDSGAQYSVIDRALVEALGLTTFFDMPMVAYGVGGQPQVGRGVTLDLGMGALTLAGLRAAILDLGPIADEAGLGAPLVLGQDLLGQAVLDLDLKRRRARLVDPAAYVVSPALRPVPVKRSGTALTAEVTVEGAVMRAVIDTGFSALIALSQGAAETAGLLDGRAETAGSSIVLGGVARARVIEAKTVTFGDDLWRGVATPVFASSPLPNYPDALLGIEAFVDREVALDLGQGRLHLSPLMDLTVG; from the coding sequence CCGCTGTCGGCGGCGGCCTGTGGCTCAAGGACCATGTGATCTGGCGTCGGCCCCGGCTGACCTTCCCCGAGGGCGGGAGCAGCGGCTGGCTGGCTTTCGTGGTTAAGGACGCCGCCACGCCGACCGTGCGGGTGCGCATCGCCGGGCGCGAGGTGACGGCCCTGATCGACAGCGGCGCCCAGTATTCGGTGATCGATCGCGCCCTGGTCGAGGCCCTGGGCCTGACGACCTTCTTCGATATGCCGATGGTGGCCTATGGCGTCGGCGGTCAGCCGCAGGTCGGGCGCGGGGTGACGCTGGACCTGGGCATGGGTGCGCTGACGCTGGCGGGGCTGCGCGCAGCCATCCTCGACCTGGGACCCATTGCGGACGAGGCCGGGTTGGGCGCGCCTCTGGTGCTGGGACAGGACCTGCTGGGCCAGGCGGTGCTGGATCTGGACCTGAAACGTCGCCGCGCGCGGCTGGTCGACCCGGCGGCCTATGTCGTGTCGCCCGCCCTGCGGCCCGTGCCGGTGAAACGAAGCGGCACGGCGCTGACCGCCGAGGTCACGGTCGAGGGGGCGGTCATGCGGGCTGTGATCGACACCGGCTTCTCCGCCCTGATCGCCCTGAGCCAGGGCGCGGCCGAGACGGCGGGCCTGCTGGACGGGCGCGCCGAGACCGCCGGGTCCAGCATCGTCCTGGGCGGGGTGGCGCGGGCGCGGGTGATCGAGGCGAAGACCGTGACATTCGGCGACGACCTGTGGCGCGGGGTGGCGACGCCGGTCTTCGCCAGTTCGCCCCTGCCAAACTATCCTGACGCCTTGCTGGGGATCGAGGCGTTCGTGGATCGCGAGGTCGCGCTGGACCTGGGGCAGGGCCGGTTGCACCTCTCGCCCCTGATGGATCTGACGGTCGGCTGA
- a CDS encoding DUF418 domain-containing protein, whose product MTHAPVSAPRAPAHRLESLDLLRGFALCGILLVNIISMGGIWEAYAPLTTPSLDNPDWLAWLVQHVFLQGSMRGLFTLLFGAGMLLITLRGDGGKGTIEAADVYFRRCMALLALGVGNVTVLLFPGDILYVYGLSGFFLFAFRAARPRTLILVSVLLLALLTGIQGASAYKRAMETRQGRAVAESHLPTERLNPKQRETFDAYQAAVAARQPSHEARAEQAELRTGGPVGLLKWSVHTWIDYAASSYTIILVMECVAFMLLGMALFKLGVLSGARSLRFYLLLMAAGYVVGLTINGAQAASLWRNDFSPELWLTRGSYELGRLGMTLGHVGLILSLWKLNAFGVIGAGLKAMGRMALSNYLAQSAITSLLFYGLHLWGRFDWWTLWGIAAVIWVVLAIGSLLWLRVFAFGPMEWALRLVAYGKVPPIRRAGAVTAP is encoded by the coding sequence ATGACCCATGCACCCGTCAGCGCCCCGCGCGCGCCGGCTCACCGATTGGAGAGTCTGGACCTGCTCAGGGGCTTTGCCCTGTGCGGCATCCTGCTGGTCAACATCATCTCCATGGGCGGGATCTGGGAGGCCTATGCACCGCTGACGACGCCCAGTCTCGACAACCCCGACTGGCTGGCCTGGCTGGTGCAGCACGTCTTTCTGCAGGGCTCGATGCGTGGGCTGTTCACCCTGTTGTTCGGGGCCGGCATGTTGCTGATCACCCTGCGCGGCGACGGCGGCAAGGGGACGATCGAGGCGGCGGACGTCTATTTCCGACGCTGCATGGCCCTGCTGGCGTTGGGCGTCGGCAATGTGACCGTCCTGCTGTTTCCGGGCGACATCCTCTATGTCTATGGCCTGTCTGGCTTCTTCCTTTTCGCCTTCCGCGCCGCGCGGCCGCGCACCTTGATCCTGGTGTCGGTTCTGCTGTTGGCCTTGCTGACGGGGATTCAGGGGGCGAGCGCCTACAAGCGGGCGATGGAAACGCGCCAAGGTCGAGCCGTGGCCGAAAGTCACCTGCCGACCGAACGCCTGAACCCCAAACAGCGCGAAACCTTCGACGCCTATCAGGCGGCGGTCGCTGCGCGCCAACCATCGCATGAAGCGCGCGCCGAGCAGGCCGAGCTGCGCACTGGCGGGCCGGTCGGCCTGCTGAAGTGGAGCGTCCATACCTGGATCGACTATGCGGCCTCCAGCTACACCATCATTCTGGTCATGGAGTGCGTGGCCTTCATGCTGTTGGGCATGGCCCTGTTCAAGCTGGGGGTGCTGAGCGGCGCACGATCCTTGCGCTTCTATCTCCTGTTGATGGCCGCGGGCTATGTGGTCGGTCTGACCATCAACGGGGCTCAGGCGGCGTCGCTGTGGCGCAATGATTTCTCACCAGAGCTGTGGCTGACACGCGGAAGCTATGAACTGGGGCGTCTCGGCATGACTTTGGGCCATGTGGGTCTGATCCTCAGCCTGTGGAAGCTGAACGCCTTTGGCGTCATCGGCGCGGGGCTGAAGGCTATGGGGCGGATGGCGCTGAGCAACTATCTGGCCCAGTCCGCCATCACGTCGCTGCTGTTTTACGGCCTGCACCTGTGGGGGCGGTTCGACTGGTGGACCCTGTGGGGCATCGCCGCCGTCATCTGGGTGGTGCTGGCCATCGGCAGCCTGTTGTGGCTGCGCGTCTTCGCCTTCGGGCCGATGGAATGGGCGCTGCGGCTGGTGGCCTATGGCAAGGTTCCGCCGATCCGCCGCGCCGGCGCCGTCACAGCCCCTTGA
- a CDS encoding neutral zinc metallopeptidase — MRWQGGRRGGGIEDRRGMGGGAVAGGGIGVLVLAAIGYFVFGIDPSTTQQVASQFGGASQSEQAGKTGTPEDQAGQFVDVIGANINDVWKTKLRGYTPPTTVLYEQGTQTGCGMGQSAMGPFYCPADQKVYLDLGFWREMETKLGASGADFAKAYVIAHEFGHHVQTLTGASEQVQRAQRAARSEAEGNKYSVALELQADCYAGVWARNAAAVSGGQVALEPGDLEEGMKTAQAIGDDTLQRRGGGRVSPESFTHGSSAQRVEWLQRGYQTGDPASCDTFKGL, encoded by the coding sequence ATGCGTTGGCAGGGCGGACGGCGCGGCGGCGGCATCGAGGACCGGCGCGGCATGGGCGGCGGCGCCGTTGCGGGCGGCGGCATCGGGGTTCTGGTGCTGGCGGCCATCGGCTATTTCGTCTTCGGCATCGACCCCAGCACCACCCAGCAGGTCGCCAGCCAGTTCGGCGGCGCCAGCCAGTCCGAACAGGCCGGCAAGACGGGCACGCCCGAGGATCAGGCTGGACAGTTCGTCGACGTGATCGGCGCCAACATCAACGACGTGTGGAAGACCAAGCTGCGCGGCTACACCCCGCCGACCACCGTCCTCTATGAACAAGGCACCCAGACGGGCTGCGGCATGGGCCAGTCGGCCATGGGGCCCTTCTACTGCCCCGCCGACCAGAAGGTTTACCTCGACCTCGGCTTCTGGCGCGAGATGGAGACCAAGCTCGGGGCCTCGGGCGCCGACTTCGCCAAGGCCTATGTCATCGCCCACGAGTTCGGCCACCACGTCCAGACCCTGACCGGCGCCAGCGAACAGGTGCAGCGCGCCCAGCGGGCGGCGCGGTCAGAGGCCGAGGGCAACAAGTATTCCGTCGCGCTGGAGCTTCAGGCCGACTGCTACGCCGGCGTCTGGGCCCGGAACGCCGCCGCCGTCTCAGGCGGTCAGGTGGCGCTGGAGCCCGGCGATCTGGAAGAAGGCATGAAGACCGCCCAGGCCATCGGCGACGACACCCTGCAACGCCGCGGCGGCGGTCGCGTCTCGCCCGAAAGCTTCACCCACGGCTCCTCGGCCCAGCGCGTGGAATGGCTGCAACGCGGCTATCAGACCGGCGATCCCGCGTCGTGCGACACGTTCAAGGGGCTGTGA
- a CDS encoding iron-sulfur cluster assembly accessory protein, with product MSARAPEGILLAESAAKRLAKLAEIEGKPIMLRVAVDGGGCSGFQYRLELVDAPEADDLIVRRDGQAAVIDPVSIPFLKGSEIAFVDELAGAQFVVRNPNASSSCGCGVSFAI from the coding sequence ATTTCGGCCCGCGCGCCGGAAGGCATCCTTCTGGCCGAGAGCGCGGCGAAACGCCTGGCCAAGCTGGCAGAGATCGAGGGCAAGCCCATCATGCTGCGCGTCGCCGTCGACGGCGGCGGCTGCTCGGGCTTCCAGTATCGGCTCGAACTGGTCGACGCGCCCGAGGCCGATGACCTGATCGTCCGCCGCGACGGTCAGGCGGCGGTGATCGACCCCGTCTCCATCCCCTTCCTCAAGGGCTCAGAGATCGCCTTCGTCGATGAACTGGCGGGGGCGCAGTTCGTGGTGCGCAACCCCAACGCCTCGTCCAGCTGCGGCTGCGGCGTCAGCTTCGCCATCTAG
- a CDS encoding deoxyguanosinetriphosphate triphosphohydrolase codes for MSQTRASFAEDPAASRGRHVFEPASRTRTPFARDRDRIIHATAFRRLKEKTQVFVAHEGDHYRTRLTHSLEVAQIARSLAHALRLDDDLAETIALAHDLGHPPFAHAGEDELQAQMADYGGFDHNVQSFRVITELEVRYPKFLGLNLSWETVEGVIKHNGPVMHHLDEPAWKTVADYAPAGAANWDLRLDTFASLEAQCAAIADDIAYNNHDVDDGVQAGLFTLADLAEVPLIGPCLAEARRDWPMLDDRMIRLEAVRRMIGIMVDDVLAETERRLAAHRIVTAEDVRLAPQMMVQFSSAMMADLGVLRRFLFERMYRHYRVNRTRSQARRVLSQLFQLFMEEPEVMPPEWSVQALSDDPVKRARAVCDYIAGMTDRYAIEVHGKLFSLDLALDL; via the coding sequence TTGAGCCAGACCCGCGCGTCCTTCGCCGAAGACCCCGCCGCCAGCCGCGGCCGCCACGTCTTTGAGCCCGCCAGCCGCACCCGAACCCCCTTCGCGCGCGACCGCGATCGCATCATTCACGCCACCGCCTTCCGCCGCCTGAAGGAGAAGACTCAGGTCTTTGTGGCGCACGAGGGCGACCACTATCGCACCCGCCTGACCCACAGTCTGGAGGTGGCCCAGATCGCCCGCTCGCTGGCTCACGCCCTGCGGCTGGACGACGACCTGGCCGAGACCATCGCCCTGGCCCATGATCTGGGACATCCGCCCTTTGCTCATGCGGGCGAGGACGAGCTTCAGGCTCAGATGGCCGACTACGGCGGCTTCGATCACAATGTTCAGAGCTTCCGCGTCATCACCGAGCTGGAAGTCCGCTATCCCAAATTCCTCGGCCTGAACCTCAGCTGGGAAACGGTCGAGGGCGTGATCAAGCACAACGGTCCGGTGATGCATCACCTGGATGAACCGGCGTGGAAGACGGTGGCGGACTACGCCCCCGCTGGAGCGGCGAACTGGGACCTGCGGCTGGACACCTTCGCCTCGCTGGAGGCCCAGTGCGCGGCCATCGCCGACGACATCGCCTATAACAACCACGACGTGGACGACGGGGTGCAGGCAGGGCTCTTCACCCTGGCCGATCTGGCCGAGGTGCCGCTGATCGGGCCCTGTCTGGCCGAGGCGCGCCGCGACTGGCCGATGCTGGACGACCGCATGATCCGGCTGGAGGCCGTGCGCCGCATGATCGGCATCATGGTCGACGACGTCCTGGCCGAGACCGAGCGGCGGCTGGCCGCGCACCGCATCGTCACCGCCGAGGATGTGCGTCTGGCCCCGCAGATGATGGTGCAGTTCTCAAGCGCCATGATGGCCGACCTCGGCGTGCTGCGGCGTTTCCTGTTCGAGCGGATGTATCGCCACTATCGGGTCAACCGCACCCGCAGTCAGGCGCGGCGCGTCCTGTCGCAGCTGTTCCAGCTGTTCATGGAAGAGCCGGAGGTCATGCCGCCCGAATGGTCGGTCCAGGCCCTGTCGGATGATCCGGTCAAGCGGGCGCGGGCGGTGTGCGACTATATCGCCGGCATGACCGACCGCTACGCCATCGAGGTCCACGGCAAGCTGTTCAGTCTCGACCTGGCGCTTGATCTGTGA
- a CDS encoding SPOR domain-containing protein: MSYDDDHRGNPNTGRERGAYTPPTDDDLPFERRSYDPRRAPAAKSPPITLIVSAIVLLLLIVAVVVFYRSGVRSSTDAPPAVGTPVESMKVEAPLDAQPIDPEAGVRVYRDGGEATDAVPTFTPEPEAVAPRPAPQPLPVAPTALPPAAPAVVAPATPAPAKPVTAAPAVKAPAAPAPAAPAAGGSSGVQIGAFSSTAIADREYAAVASRFGSFASGAEKRVQEVTAANGSTVYRTTFTGMSRDRAVAFCNALKAAGRDCIVR; this comes from the coding sequence ATGTCCTACGACGACGATCACCGAGGCAACCCCAACACCGGCCGCGAGCGGGGCGCCTATACGCCGCCCACCGACGACGACCTGCCGTTCGAGCGTCGCAGCTATGATCCCCGTCGCGCCCCGGCCGCCAAGTCGCCGCCGATCACCCTGATCGTCAGCGCCATCGTCCTGCTGCTGCTGATCGTGGCCGTTGTGGTCTTCTATCGCTCGGGCGTGCGCTCCTCGACCGACGCCCCGCCCGCCGTGGGCACGCCGGTCGAAAGCATGAAGGTCGAGGCGCCGCTGGACGCCCAGCCGATCGACCCGGAAGCGGGCGTGCGCGTCTATCGCGATGGCGGCGAGGCGACCGACGCCGTCCCCACCTTCACCCCCGAGCCGGAAGCTGTCGCTCCCCGCCCCGCGCCGCAGCCGCTGCCGGTTGCGCCCACGGCCCTGCCGCCCGCCGCTCCGGCTGTGGTCGCGCCCGCAACTCCGGCTCCGGCCAAGCCCGTGACCGCTGCGCCCGCCGTCAAGGCTCCGGCGGCTCCGGCTCCGGCCGCTCCCGCCGCCGGCGGTTCTTCGGGCGTGCAGATCGGCGCCTTCTCCTCGACCGCCATCGCCGACCGTGAATACGCCGCCGTCGCTTCGCGCTTCGGCTCGTTCGCCTCGGGCGCTGAAAAGCGCGTGCAGGAAGTCACCGCCGCCAACGGTTCGACCGTCTATCGCACCACCTTCACCGGCATGAGCCGCGACCGCGCCGTGGCCTTCTGCAACGCGCTGAAGGCTGCCGGCCGCGACTGCATCGTCCGCTAG
- the nagZ gene encoding beta-N-acetylhexosaminidase yields MTSAAIYGCSGHKLTAEERAFFAETKPWGFILFRRNVDTPDQVKALVDDLRDSVGRADAPVLIDQEGGRVQRLGPPHWPKYPPGAAYLKAVNDPMAARELVRLGARLIAHDLRALGITVDCVPVLDVPVPGAHDIIGDRAYAQDPATVTQLGRAAAEGLLAGGVLPIIKHIPGHGRAFADSHHDLPVVETDLATLDAWDFAPFKALSDMPMAMTAHVVFTAVDAKRPATTSKKGIRLMREHLGFAGLIMSDDLSMQALSGSLTERAEQSLKAGCDVILHCNGDLGEMRQVAEGTGKLKGEAKRRAEAALARIVHTPEPLDVAEARARLETALSGRFDAAKGPDVGEAQA; encoded by the coding sequence ATGACCTCCGCCGCCATCTACGGCTGTTCCGGCCATAAGCTGACGGCGGAGGAGCGCGCCTTCTTCGCCGAGACCAAGCCCTGGGGCTTCATCCTGTTCCGCCGCAACGTGGACACGCCGGATCAGGTCAAGGCGCTGGTTGACGACCTGCGCGACAGCGTGGGCCGCGCCGACGCCCCCGTCCTGATCGATCAGGAAGGCGGCCGGGTGCAGCGCCTCGGCCCGCCGCACTGGCCCAAGTATCCGCCCGGCGCGGCCTATCTGAAGGCCGTCAACGACCCGATGGCGGCGCGCGAACTCGTGCGTCTGGGGGCGCGTCTGATCGCCCATGACCTGCGCGCGCTGGGCATCACCGTCGACTGCGTGCCGGTGCTGGACGTGCCGGTGCCGGGCGCCCACGACATCATCGGCGACCGCGCCTATGCGCAGGACCCCGCCACCGTGACCCAGCTGGGCCGGGCGGCGGCGGAGGGCCTGCTGGCGGGCGGCGTCCTGCCGATCATCAAGCACATCCCCGGCCACGGCCGCGCCTTCGCCGACAGCCACCACGATCTGCCGGTGGTCGAAACGGATCTGGCCACGCTGGACGCCTGGGACTTCGCCCCGTTCAAGGCCCTGTCGGACATGCCGATGGCCATGACGGCCCACGTTGTCTTCACCGCCGTCGACGCCAAACGCCCGGCCACGACCTCGAAGAAGGGCATCCGCCTGATGCGCGAGCATCTGGGCTTTGCCGGGCTCATCATGTCCGACGACCTGTCGATGCAGGCCCTGTCGGGCTCCCTGACCGAACGCGCCGAACAGTCGCTGAAGGCGGGCTGCGACGTTATCCTGCACTGCAACGGCGACCTTGGCGAAATGCGTCAGGTGGCCGAGGGGACCGGCAAGCTGAAGGGCGAGGCCAAACGCCGCGCCGAGGCGGCGCTGGCCCGCATCGTCCATACCCCCGAACCGCTGGACGTGGCCGAGGCCCGCGCCCGGCTGGAGACGGCCCTGAGCGGTCGCTTCGACGCCGCTAAAGGCCCCGATGTCGGCGAGGCGCAAGCCTGA
- a CDS encoding ScpA family protein → MDQAFQPNLDFTAVAEADATEAFVVDLEGYEGPLHVLLALARTQKVDLLKLSITRLAEQYLAFVHEARRRNFAMAADYLVMASWLAYLKSRLLLPRTEKGKAEEPPAEEMAAALAFRLQKLEAMRRSVEAITSRPQLKRDVFTRGDPEATVIIPSDRVDASLYELMAAYVAQRRREERRNYAPGQRVEAFQLEAARDWLRSMMPRLADWTPLDQVAPAREDDDGEGPSQASYTASTLSASLELVKEGAMDVRQSQAFAELLLKRRGNGQPLELTP, encoded by the coding sequence ATGGATCAGGCGTTCCAGCCTAATCTGGACTTCACCGCCGTCGCCGAGGCGGATGCGACCGAGGCCTTCGTCGTCGATCTGGAAGGCTATGAAGGACCGCTGCACGTCCTGCTGGCGCTGGCGCGCACGCAGAAGGTGGACCTGCTGAAGCTGTCGATCACCAGGTTGGCGGAACAGTATCTGGCCTTCGTTCACGAGGCGCGGCGGCGCAACTTCGCCATGGCCGCCGACTATCTCGTGATGGCCTCCTGGCTGGCCTATCTGAAGTCGCGCCTGCTGCTGCCGCGCACCGAAAAAGGCAAGGCCGAGGAGCCGCCGGCCGAAGAAATGGCCGCCGCCCTGGCGTTTCGCCTGCAAAAGCTGGAGGCCATGCGCCGCTCGGTCGAGGCCATCACCAGCCGCCCGCAGCTGAAGCGCGACGTCTTCACCCGCGGCGACCCGGAAGCCACGGTCATCATCCCCTCGGACCGCGTGGACGCCAGTCTCTACGAGTTGATGGCCGCCTATGTCGCCCAGCGCCGCCGCGAGGAACGCCGCAACTATGCGCCCGGCCAGCGGGTCGAGGCCTTCCAGCTGGAGGCCGCGCGCGACTGGCTGCGCTCCATGATGCCGCGCCTGGCCGACTGGACCCCGCTGGATCAGGTCGCGCCTGCGCGTGAGGACGACGACGGGGAGGGCCCCAGCCAGGCCAGCTATACCGCCTCCACCCTGTCGGCCAGCCTGGAGCTGGTGAAGGAGGGGGCGATGGACGTGCGCCAGTCCCAGGCTTTTGCCGAGCTCCTCCTCAAACGCCGGGGTAACGGCCAACCGCTGGAGCTGACGCCGTGA
- the scpB gene encoding SMC-Scp complex subunit ScpB, which translates to MSDLSFQPDDTEIERRVEALLFAAAAPLSAAEIARRLPEGADTGRAIASLRQRYQGRGVELECVADRWRFRTAADLAFLMTEEREEPRRLSKAALETLAIIAYHQPCTRAEIESVRGVSLSKGTLDLLLEMDFVRLRGRRRTPGRPVTYATTDRFLEHFSLASLYDLPGVQEMKAAGLLDLSIPVGFEVPDPTRSGESEGEDLLTALDDGSPEFAQDFVSAD; encoded by the coding sequence ATGTCTGACCTCAGCTTCCAACCCGACGACACCGAGATCGAGCGCCGGGTCGAGGCCCTGCTGTTCGCCGCCGCCGCGCCCCTTTCGGCGGCCGAGATCGCGCGGCGTCTGCCTGAGGGCGCCGATACGGGCCGGGCCATCGCTTCCCTGCGTCAACGCTATCAGGGCAGGGGGGTCGAGCTGGAATGCGTGGCCGACCGCTGGCGGTTCCGCACCGCCGCCGACCTGGCCTTCCTGATGACCGAGGAGCGCGAGGAGCCGCGACGTCTTTCCAAGGCCGCGCTCGAGACCCTGGCCATCATCGCCTATCATCAGCCCTGCACCCGCGCCGAGATCGAGAGCGTGCGCGGCGTCTCCCTGTCCAAGGGGACGCTGGACCTGCTGCTGGAGATGGACTTCGTGCGGCTGCGCGGGCGTCGGCGCACGCCGGGCCGCCCCGTGACCTATGCGACGACCGACCGCTTCCTGGAGCATTTCAGCCTGGCCAGCCTCTATGACCTCCCGGGCGTGCAGGAGATGAAGGCGGCGGGTCTGCTGGATCTGTCGATCCCGGTCGGCTTCGAGGTGCCGGACCCGACCCGCAGCGGAGAGAGCGAGGGCGAGGACCTGCTGACCGCGCTGGACGACGGATCGCCCGAGTTCGCTCAGGATTTCGTCAGCGCGGACTAG
- a CDS encoding AtpZ/AtpI family protein, whose translation MSPTMESREEAIKRLNEQADALKARAVPTPPDYGANAAGYGYRLMGEMIAGLAVGLGLGWGFDLLVGTMPWGIIAGTLIGFGLSIWLALRSARKMSAAALKEMGPPQDLPDDEVEDERNF comes from the coding sequence ATGTCCCCAACGATGGAATCGCGCGAAGAGGCGATCAAACGCCTCAACGAGCAGGCCGATGCGCTCAAGGCTCGGGCCGTGCCGACGCCTCCCGACTATGGGGCGAACGCTGCGGGCTATGGCTATCGCCTGATGGGCGAGATGATCGCCGGCCTGGCCGTCGGTCTGGGTCTGGGGTGGGGTTTCGACCTTCTGGTCGGCACCATGCCTTGGGGAATTATCGCCGGAACCCTGATCGGTTTCGGCCTATCGATCTGGCTGGCGCTTCGTTCGGCCCGAAAGATGAGTGCGGCCGCGTTGAAGGAAATGGGGCCTCCCCAGGATCTTCCCGACGACGAGGTCGAGGACGAGCGGAATTTCTGA
- a CDS encoding F0F1 ATP synthase subunit A, with protein sequence MADPMHQFQISKVVDLPAVTVPGLGVVDLSITNSTLAMMVAAVLITLFFTAVTAKPKLVPGRLQVVGEGTFAFIDDLATSIMGEQGRAFFPFILTLFVFILALNLLGMFTVFTATSQVAVTATFAMLTILLVIGVGFAKNGIKFFKLFAPTGVPWYLLLLVSPIEFISFLLRPVSLALRLFGNMLGGHVAMKVFAGFVVTLGGIGLVGIPGAVLAMGGVVALTALEFLVAFLQAFVFAVLTTVYLNDVVHLDQH encoded by the coding sequence ATGGCCGATCCGATGCACCAGTTCCAGATCAGCAAGGTTGTTGATCTTCCGGCCGTCACCGTGCCGGGCCTCGGCGTGGTTGATCTGTCGATCACCAACTCGACGCTGGCCATGATGGTCGCCGCCGTGCTGATCACCCTGTTCTTCACCGCCGTGACGGCCAAGCCCAAGCTGGTGCCGGGGCGTCTGCAGGTGGTGGGCGAGGGCACCTTCGCCTTCATCGACGATCTTGCGACTTCGATCATGGGTGAGCAGGGCCGCGCCTTCTTCCCCTTCATCCTGACGCTGTTCGTCTTCATCCTGGCGCTGAACCTGCTGGGCATGTTCACGGTCTTCACCGCCACGTCGCAGGTCGCGGTCACCGCCACCTTCGCCATGCTGACCATCCTGCTGGTCATCGGCGTGGGCTTCGCCAAGAACGGCATCAAGTTCTTCAAGCTGTTCGCCCCGACCGGCGTGCCGTGGTACCTGCTGCTGCTGGTGTCGCCGATCGAGTTCATCTCCTTCCTGCTGCGTCCCGTGTCGCTGGCCCTGCGTCTGTTCGGCAACATGCTGGGCGGCCACGTGGCGATGAAGGTCTTCGCCGGCTTCGTGGTGACGTTGGGCGGCATCGGCCTGGTCGGCATTCCGGGTGCGGTTCTGGCCATGGGCGGCGTCGTCGCCCTGACGGCGCTGGAGTTCCTCGTCGCCTTCCTGCAAGCATTCGTTTTCGCCGTTCTGACCACGGTCTATCTGAACGACGTCGTGCATCTGGATCAGCACTAA
- a CDS encoding F0F1 ATP synthase subunit C produces MEAEAAKYIGAGLATLGMIGSALGVGLIFSGFLQGATRNPSAAPGQFTNLILGAALAEALGIFAFVIGLLCLFS; encoded by the coding sequence ATGGAAGCTGAAGCAGCAAAATACATCGGCGCTGGTCTCGCCACCCTCGGCATGATCGGTTCGGCCCTCGGCGTCGGCCTGATCTTCTCGGGCTTCCTGCAAGGCGCCACGCGCAACCCTTCGGCCGCTCCCGGCCAGTTCACCAACCTGATCCTGGGCGCCGCCCTGGCTGAAGCACTGGGCATCTTCGCCTTCGTGATCGGCCTGCTCTGCCTGTTCAGCTAA
- a CDS encoding F0F1 ATP synthase subunit B, with protein MPAFFNAEFWDLSNAEFWVAVGLVIFLGILVLAKVPAAMAKALDAQGAKIQSELDEAARLRAEAEAMLAQIRLEKAEAEAQAADMLASAEADARRLETEAKAKLEESLARRQALAERRIAQAEAQATTEVKAVAADLAAKAAQDILTARLAAAKSDPLIDAAIAQLGDKLN; from the coding sequence ATGCCCGCCTTCTTTAACGCCGAGTTCTGGGATCTCTCGAACGCCGAGTTCTGGGTCGCCGTCGGTCTGGTGATCTTCCTGGGCATCCTGGTCCTGGCCAAGGTGCCGGCCGCCATGGCCAAGGCCCTCGACGCCCAGGGCGCCAAGATCCAGTCGGAACTCGACGAGGCCGCCCGTCTGCGCGCCGAAGCCGAAGCCATGCTGGCCCAGATCCGTCTGGAAAAGGCTGAAGCCGAGGCCCAGGCCGCCGACATGCTGGCCTCCGCCGAAGCCGACGCCCGCCGTCTGGAAACCGAAGCCAAGGCCAAGCTGGAAGAAAGCCTGGCTCGCCGTCAGGCCCTGGCCGAGCGTCGCATCGCCCAGGCCGAGGCCCAGGCCACGACCGAGGTCAAGGCTGTCGCCGCCGACCTGGCCGCCAAGGCCGCTCAGGACATCCTGACCGCCCGTCTGGCCGCCGCCAAGTCGGACCCGCTGATCGACGCCGCCATCGCTCAACTGGGCGACAAGCTGAACTGA